CAGACCTGCCTCAGCGGCAAGATGCATTTCGTGGGCCCCGATCAGTTGCACGGGTTCGAGGAACGGCTGACGACCGATATCTACCCCGCCGATTTCGGCTGGACCCCGGATTATCGCAAGCCGGGCGAGCGGATCGACTGGTGGTATCACAATATGGGGTCGGTGACGGGCGCGGGTGTCGCGGAAATCTCGAACCAGATGGAATATGATGACGAGGTGGCGCATAACGCGCGCGCCAAGGTTTATGATCTGGCGCGGGGGCTGGATGCGCGGCCTTGGTGTTTGACGGTCAGTTTCACCCATCCGCATGATCCCTATGTGGCGCGCAAGAAATACTGGGACCTCTACGAAGACTGCGACCATCTGCTGCCCGACGTGCCCGCGATGGACTATGCCGATCACGATGCCCATGCGCGGCGGATTTTCGACGCCAACGACTGGCGCAACTTCGACATCTCGCAAGAGGATATCCGCCGCTCGCGCCGGGCCTATTTCGCCAATATCTCGTATCTCGACGACAAGATTGGCGAGATTCTCGAGGCGCTAGAGAGCACACGGCAAGAGGCGATCATCCTCTTTGTGTCGGATCATGGCGATATGCTGGGCGAGCGTGGGCTGTGGTTCAAGATGTGTTTCTACGAGGGTTCTGCCCGCGTGCCGCTGATGATTTCCGCGCCCGGCATGGCACCGGGGCTGATCACCGATCCGGTCAGCAATATCGACGTTTGCCCGACGCTTTGCGAACTGGCGGGGGCGGATATGTCTGAGGTGGCCCCTTGGACCGAAGGGCAATCGCTGGTCTATCTTGGGCAGGGCGGCAGGCGCGAGGCCCCTGTTGCGATGGAATATGCCGCCGAGGCGTCACAAGCG
The nucleotide sequence above comes from Roseovarius mucosus. Encoded proteins:
- the betC gene encoding choline-sulfatase produces the protein MTAPNILIFMVDQLNGTLFPDGPAPWLHAPNLKALAARSTRFANAYTASPLCAPGRASFMSGLLPSRSRVYDNAAEFAADIPTFAHHLRRAGYQTCLSGKMHFVGPDQLHGFEERLTTDIYPADFGWTPDYRKPGERIDWWYHNMGSVTGAGVAEISNQMEYDDEVAHNARAKVYDLARGLDARPWCLTVSFTHPHDPYVARKKYWDLYEDCDHLLPDVPAMDYADHDAHARRIFDANDWRNFDISQEDIRRSRRAYFANISYLDDKIGEILEALESTRQEAIILFVSDHGDMLGERGLWFKMCFYEGSARVPLMISAPGMAPGLITDPVSNIDVCPTLCELAGADMSEVAPWTEGQSLVYLGQGGRREAPVAMEYAAEASQAPLVSLRYGKWKYNRCALDPDQLFDLEADPHELTNLADDPAHSGTLAQLQAKAEARWDLAAFDAAVRESQARRWVVYEALRKGGYYPWDYQPLQKASERYMRNHMDLNVLEESKRFPRGE